A stretch of the Haloarcula ordinaria genome encodes the following:
- a CDS encoding aminopeptidase, giving the protein MDNSSLRKPAETAIHQCLNLQASESCAVVTDDKRKAIGEALYRVASETTDDSVFVRYPPGDQHGEEPPAPVAGAMETADVVLAPTTKSLTHTEARSEANAAGARVATLPGITEGVFLMGLDADYEAIAQHCRDVLDQVGDADEMRVTTPKGTDITFGLGSREWHLDTGIVHEPGEMSNLPAGEVFVSPETADGTFVVDGTMRPHGKLDGELLSFAVEDGQVTDISDPEIRGQVEDAAEEVGDDAYNLAELGIGTNVAVTELVGSVLLDEKAAGTVHIAIGDDHAIGGDVHAPLHLDGILMEPTVYADGEEVELPRGE; this is encoded by the coding sequence ATGGACAACTCCTCGCTCCGCAAGCCAGCGGAGACTGCCATCCACCAGTGTCTGAACCTCCAGGCCAGCGAATCGTGTGCCGTCGTCACCGACGACAAGCGCAAGGCCATCGGCGAGGCGCTGTACCGCGTCGCGAGCGAGACGACCGACGACAGCGTCTTCGTCCGCTACCCGCCGGGCGACCAGCACGGCGAGGAGCCGCCGGCACCGGTCGCCGGCGCGATGGAGACGGCGGACGTGGTGCTCGCACCCACCACGAAGAGCCTGACCCACACCGAGGCTCGCAGCGAGGCCAACGCGGCCGGGGCCCGGGTCGCGACGCTGCCGGGCATCACCGAGGGCGTGTTCCTGATGGGACTGGACGCCGACTACGAAGCCATCGCCCAGCACTGCCGGGACGTCCTCGACCAGGTCGGCGACGCCGACGAAATGAGGGTCACGACGCCGAAGGGGACCGACATCACCTTCGGCCTCGGCTCGCGGGAGTGGCACCTCGACACCGGTATCGTCCACGAACCAGGCGAGATGTCGAACCTCCCGGCCGGCGAGGTGTTCGTCTCGCCGGAGACGGCCGACGGCACCTTCGTCGTCGACGGGACGATGCGCCCCCACGGGAAACTCGACGGGGAACTGCTCTCCTTTGCGGTCGAAGACGGCCAGGTGACCGACATCTCCGACCCGGAGATTCGCGGGCAGGTCGAAGACGCCGCCGAGGAGGTCGGCGATGACGCCTACAACCTCGCGGAGCTCGGCATCGGAACCAACGTCGCCGTCACCGAACTGGTCGGGTCGGTCCTGCTAGACGAGAAGGCCGCCGGCACGGTCCACATCGCCATCGGCGACGACCACGCCATCGGTGGGGACGTCCACGCGCCGCTGCATCTCGACGGTATCCTGATGGAGCCGACCGTGTATGCGGACGGCGAGGAAGTGGAACTTCCTCGTGGTGAGTGA
- a CDS encoding type II glyceraldehyde-3-phosphate dehydrogenase, which produces MLHVGINGFGTIGKRVADAVRAQPDMTVAGVAKRSPNFEATIATDRGYKLYAAGPDGRDPFEAAGLPTAGTVHDLVAASDVVVDATPSGVGAENAALYAEYDTPAIFQGGEDADVADVSFNARANYDAAVGADSARVVSCNTTGLSRLFAPIEEAYGIEKARVTLVRRGGDPGDTSRGPINDTLPDPVEIPSHHGPDVQTVFPDLDIDTMGMKVPTTQMHTHSVNVTLESEPTAEAVKDLLARESRLFLIPESLGIDGTGKIKEYTRDAGRSRGDVWENCIWAESVTVQGRDLYLFQAIHQESDVVPENIDAVRALSRRTASAEQSMMRTDDALGIGRGLVKHEGMPQRADSLADD; this is translated from the coding sequence ATGCTTCACGTGGGCATCAACGGATTCGGCACGATCGGCAAGCGCGTCGCTGACGCGGTGCGTGCCCAACCGGATATGACAGTCGCGGGCGTCGCGAAGCGCTCGCCGAACTTCGAGGCCACCATCGCGACCGACCGGGGCTACAAACTCTATGCTGCCGGTCCCGACGGTCGCGACCCCTTCGAAGCCGCCGGCCTCCCGACCGCCGGGACGGTTCACGACCTCGTCGCCGCCAGTGACGTCGTCGTCGATGCGACCCCGAGCGGCGTCGGCGCCGAGAACGCGGCGCTCTACGCCGAGTACGACACACCGGCTATCTTCCAGGGCGGCGAGGACGCCGACGTCGCCGACGTGAGTTTCAACGCTCGGGCGAACTACGACGCCGCCGTCGGTGCCGACTCCGCCCGCGTCGTCTCCTGTAACACGACCGGTCTCTCGCGCCTGTTCGCCCCCATCGAGGAGGCTTACGGCATCGAGAAAGCCCGCGTGACGCTCGTCCGCCGTGGCGGCGACCCGGGCGACACCAGCCGCGGGCCCATCAACGACACGCTCCCGGACCCCGTCGAGATTCCCTCCCACCACGGCCCGGACGTCCAGACGGTCTTCCCCGACCTCGACATCGACACGATGGGGATGAAGGTGCCCACGACGCAGATGCACACCCACTCGGTCAACGTCACACTCGAGTCCGAACCGACAGCCGAGGCCGTCAAGGACCTCCTCGCTCGCGAGTCCCGGCTCTTCCTCATCCCCGAGTCCCTCGGTATCGACGGCACGGGGAAGATCAAGGAGTACACGCGCGACGCCGGCCGCTCTCGCGGCGACGTCTGGGAGAACTGCATCTGGGCCGAGTCGGTCACCGTCCAGGGCCGTGACCTCTATCTGTTCCAGGCCATCCACCAGGAGTCCGACGTGGTCCCGGAGAACATCGACGCCGTTCGGGCGCTCTCCCGACGGACGGCCAGCGCCGAACAGAGCATGATGCGGACGGACGACGCGCTGGGCATCGGCCGCGGGTTGGTCAAACACGAGGGGATGCCCCAACGGGCCGATAGTCTCGCCGACGACTGA